The window CCCAGGCAGCTCGGAAGCTGAGAAGGGGTGCATGGAAGCCCCAGGAGAGAGCAGAGGCAGGAGAGGTGGCCAGCCCTCCCCGGAGCGGGCAGAGCCGGCTCAGAGGAGGGCGGCTCCCAAGCTGGGGGCCCTGGACTGCAGAGCACCCCCTCACCGGTAGATGAGGGTCTCGTCCTCGCTGCTGTTGTACTGGAGCTGGAACATCCACACGGGGTCCGCTGGCCGCCCCGGCCCCCAGCTCACCAGCCCCGAGGTGGCGGTCACCTCCGTCACCTGCACGGCCGGCTCTGACTCGGGCGTGCCCTCGCCCTCCGCGGCCGTGCGGGCTGAGGCCGCGATGTCCGAGGGCCCTGGGCGGCCCCCCTCGGTGCTGCCGTTCCCCCCGTGGGGCAGAGCCAGCACCCGCAGTTCGACGCGGGCCGTGGCCTCGCCGGCCGGGTTGGTAGCAATGCAGGTGTAGGCCCCTGCGTCCCCGGAGCCCGTCACCCCGATCTCCAGGGTCCCGTTGGGAAAAGCCCGGGCTCGGGAGGAGTTGCCCACCAGCCGGTCATCGGGGCCAACCCAGTGCATGGTGGGCGCCGGGTCGCCGAGGGCCCGGCACCGCAGCGTGGCCCGCTGGCCCTCCAGCACCCAGAGGCGCTGCGTGTGGCGGGCGATGAGGGGCGGCTCACAGGAGAACTCGCCCTCGGGCACCGTCCAGAAGTAGCGGCCAGCCAGGCCGGGCGGGGAGGCGCAGGTCTCCAGGTCGTCGGGCCGCGCCAGCCGTCGCAGCCAAAGCAGCTCGCAGTTGCAGTGCAGGGGGTTCCCGCTGAAGCTCAGCACCAGCGGCGCGGGCGAGGCCTCAGCGTGGCGGCCCCGGGAGAAGAGCGGGTCGGGTGCCAGCGTGGCCAGGCGGTTGGAGGTGAGGTCAAGGCGGGAGAGCTGGCTGAGCTGGGCGAAGGCGCCCGGGGGCAGTGCGTCGATGAGGTTGTGATCCAGGTTGAGGGTGTGCAGGGCAGGCATAGCGCCGATGCCGGCCCAGGGCACCTGCCGCAGGTTGTTGTAGGACAGGTCCAGGTCCTCCAAGCTGCCCAGGAAGTCGTCGAAGGCTCCCGGTGCGATGCGGCCCAGCTGGTTGCCGCTGAGGATGAGGTGCTGCAGGTTGGCGGGTCCCCGCAGGCTGCCCGCGCCCAGCTCCGCCAGTCTGTTGCCGTCCAGGTGCAGGGAGCGCAGGCTCTCCAGGTCCCCGAAGGCGCGGGCCCCGATGCGGGTGATGGCGTTGCGGGACAGCGTCAGGTCCACCAGCCCGGTCATGTTGCGGAAGTCCGGCGGTCCCAGGGCCTGGATGAAGTTGTCAGCCAGCCGCAGCTCCACCGTGCGCCGGTCCACGTTGGGCGGCACAAACAGCAGGCCTCGGTGGGCACAGAGGGTGCTGAGCGACTCCGACAGGTTCTGGCAGATGCAGGGTAGTGGGCAGGCAGCCGCTCCActggccagcagcagcagcaggagcggcGGGGCCATGGTGAGCGCCCTGTAGGAAGGGCCACAGCCCAGGCACAGGTGGGGCTGGCACCACTGCCCACTTGCCCCCGGGCCGATCTTGGGTGGGGGGCAGCTTCCAGagcctggcctgggggtggggtcagGGTCAAAGGCCCAAGGGGTCCCCCAAAGCTGAGAGCAGGCTGGGGCCTGCAGAGCCAGGCCCCCGGAATAAAGGTCACATTTCCCAAGCCGTGAGGGGGAGCCCAGGCTCTGGGGACAAGGTGAGGCGTGAGCAGGAAGCGGAGGTGGCCGGGAGCGCAGGGAGGGTCCCGGAACTTCCTTCCCCTGGCGTCCCCTGGACTCGCCAGCATCCCTTCGGCGCCATCCCCTCCCCCGCCGGCTAAGGTGCCTCCCCAAGCCCTCCCGGGgggcccccgcccctccccggccGCTCCCCACACTGCCCCCCACGGACCCCTCACCTGGTGTCCGTAGCTCAGGGGGCGCGGGCCGGCCTCCCCGTGGGCCCGGCCGGCCCCTGCCGACTCCAGGCGGCTCTCCCGCGGGGATGAGGCCCGGGGCTGACCAGCCGCGCTCCGCGCGCCTTCCGGCCCATGGCGCTCGGGCCCGCGGCCCCGGCTCACTCGGTTCCCGGCACCTTTTCCCGGAGCGATtcgcggcggcggcagcggcggcggcagcagcgacAGGCTGGCGGGTGCGCGCCAACGAGCACGCGCACCGCGGACACGCACGTGGAGAGCGGACGGGGAGGGGCGCGCGGGGATCCACCCGGGTCCAGGCCGGCTCCCGAGGTCACCCGGACACGCGGCCACTGCAGCGCCCACGGGTGGCTCCTGGTCACGCCCGAGGCCCGGGCCGGCGCGGACCCGCCGCGCACCCCCCCGGTGCTGCCGCAGCGCACTCACCCGGGCACAGGCGCGCGCGCCCCCGGCCACCCTGGCGCCCCGGCATCCTGCACCGCACGGGCGCCTGCTGCCGCTGCGCGAACCGTCACTCTGCAGACAGGCAGACAAAGCGCCAGCTCGCGGgccccttcaccatctcccagagacgAGAGTCTTTGTCACATGTCGCTGGGCACCCTCCCCAACACACCCACACATGCCCACACTCCCACACATCCCCGCACCCACCGGCAGGGCCGGGTGCAAACCCGCACTGTTGCTGGGACCCTCGCGTTCACAGACACACGGTGAAGGTCATAACCGTTCTGCATCACCAAGTCACGTGGAGGGTCCCCAACAGGCACGGGCCctgcggggggaggggagggctggggcgATGCCCCCCGGCCGGGCTCCCTTGGGGTGGGGCGAAGAGGGCTCGGCCTCGGGCTGGCACCGCGCCCCGCCCCCGTGCcggcccctccctcctcctcccaggctCCCCGCCCCGCCGGGCGAGCTCGGGAGCCAACCGGTCTCCGCCTCCGGCCCGATTGGTCTGCGCTCGCGCTTTCCCGGCAGGCCGGCGGTGGCACGCCGTTTGAAGCTATGCGTCAGGGGTCCTGGCCTGGCCGGCggcccctccttccctttctgttCCTACCGGGCCATTTCCGTGGAAGAGTGGCCCGGAACGAGACGGGGCTCCTGCGGTGTGTCGGGGCGGGGTCGAGTTCCCCGCTTTTTGCCTCCGAGATCCGGGCTCGGCTGGGAGCGCTGAGAGCTCTGAAGCTGAACGCGCACCCTCGTCTTTCGTCTGGGCCCAGCAGGGAAACAAGGAAGTTACCACCTCCCCCAAGTATCTCCTAGCTCTCAGGCTACTCAGGGAaacagtggtggtttagtcgctaagtcgtgtgcagcccttgcgaccccatggactgtaccctgccaggcttccctgtccatgggatttcccaggcaagaatactggagtgggttgccatttccttggatTTCTAATCCTGCCTGGTACACCcggtaaccttgggcaagttctttaacctctgagacaGTTTTCTTATTCAGGTTAAGGAGTGTTGATTGTTGGTGCTTCATGGGGTGAAAGGGGAAGAGAGGAGGTGACCTGTAAGGGGCTCAGGCAGCTGGAAAGCATGCTTTTTGTTGCCACTCCTCAGACCTCCGCGGCTGTTGAATTTGTAAAATGAAGGCTCTGGATCCTTGCCCAGGTCACCTCTTGCTCAGTGGCATCAGATACTCCCTTGTTCTTCTCCCCATCAAGAACGTTTTCATTCACTCTCAACATGTTACTGGCATCCACCACGTGCAGCTCGGCGGGGAGCTAGGATAGATCCGGAACCATAGGGGCCTGCCTGCCCGCATGGAGCTTACTCCCCCATGGAAGACGGATGGGGTGACATCCTCCAGAAATTACAGAGGAGGAGGGGTCTACCCAAGGGAAACGCAGGGCGGGACGTGGAGGCCTCTTAGCATCCTTGCCACCTCTAGGATGCACTAGGTTCTTTAGCTGGTTGAACTGGTTTTCTTGTCTCAGATTCCATGCCTTGGCCCAGCTGAAATGTCCCCATTTTAGGAGGAGCACAGACTAGTCTCAGGGACAGACAGGCAGGCTGGTCACACCCGGCAGGCATGAGGCAATGTTGGCCAGCCCCACTCTGCGGTGGCTGCCATGGGTGCTGGCGGCGGAGGAGACGAGAGCCCTGGGGACAGGAAGAATCTCTCAGAGCAGCCTCAGGGCCTGGGGCCTGCTGGGCCTGGGCTTCCTATGGAAGGTGCCAGAGGATCGCGCGTGTGCAACCCACAAagttgccttctctgaagtgaCAGCCAGGCCGCAGGCGTGCAGCCGCAGGCGCACGCACCCTGGAGTCGCGTCCCCTAACCTCGCAGTCGTGTCCTGGGGCAGCTCCCGCAGCGCGGGCTCCCAGGCACTCCCACCCGACCCCTGCTTGGCCTCTAGGTTGGGCTCAGCCCTGCCGTGGCTTCACGCTGTCACCCAGCTGTTTAATGAGCAGAATGGAGGGCCCTTGTGCGCAGAGCACGTGGGCACCAGCCCCTTGGACGGCACCCCTGCCTCTAAAGCGCTCCCGGGTCTGAGAGCATTGCAAATGACGAGGCTGAGCGAGGCTTTCCCACAGCTGGTCCCGTGGAGTCCTAGAAAGGGAGTGTCCGGCTCCGCCGTGAGGGCAGGAGATGAGGACCGGGAAGGTCTTTGAGTTCAGGCCTCCAGCAGGAGCTCAGCTAGCAGGCGGGGCGGTGTGAGCGCACAGGGCAAGTCTGGCGTGACCAGAGGTGGCCGTGACGGCGAAGCCCGGCAGAAGGCACGGCCTGAGGCCGAGGGGACACGGAGTCCAGAGACGGCTGTGATAGAGTCGTCTGGTGTGTCCAGTGGCACAGGAGTGGTGAAGGTGATGAGCGCAGGTTTTGGGAACCGGGTGGGTGGTGAGGCACGCAGCGGAAGGTAGGGGAGGCCTGGGGGAGACAGGCCGACTTGGGACTGGAAGAGCTTGTGTGAGGAGCACTCGGGAAGAGGTGCCCAGGAGGCACTTCCACGTGGGGTATGGAGCTGGTGGCCAGAACGGGCCACCCCAGGAGAGAGCGCTGGGTGAGGAGGAGGGGCCAGGTGACAGCCCCCATCTTGCAGGGGTGGGAGGAGCCCCGGGGGAaccagggaggaggcagaggggagcGAAAAGTCTTGGAAGCCCAGGGAGAGGGCATCCCGGCAGGTGTGGCTGGCAGGAGGAGGGTGGATTTAACTGGAAGGAGGGACGCATGCTGTGTGCGGTGGTGGGGTCCCTGGAGGTTGGGGCCCCTTTGAGGAAGCATGGCGGGGAGGGGTGGTGCTGCAGGAAAGGCCGAATCCAAGGATCCCTGAGGAGTGGGGACGTGGGACTCAGCACAGGCTCCAAGGCGAGCAGGGTAGGGGGGTGGGTTCAGGCCCCTGATGGCCTGGGGGCTCCGCCAGGACCTGGGTGGGGTGGTGAGGCGGGGCAGGACGGCCACTTCATGGGGAGGCTTGCGCTGCAGCCTGGGGAGCCCTGCCCCCGGGGCGGCACATCCAGCCCCTCCTGTCCCTGGCCAAACTGCACGGTGACACCCTCCCACCCGCCTCTGTCCTGCAGACCAACATCCCCTTCCTGCAGAACGTGCTCAACAACCAGCAGTTCCTGGCAGGCACCGTGGACACGCAGTTCATCGACGAGAACCCAGAGCTGTTCCAGCTGCGGCCCGCACAGAACCGGGCCCAGAAGCTGCTGCACTACCTCGGTCCGCCCGAgtctcccttctctcccctcaAGATGCCTTGCTTCCGCCCCCACCCAGAGAGCCACCTGGCCGCCCCGCCCCATCCTCAGCCTGGCCACGCGCCTCCTCCTTTGCTTCacaccccgaccccgaccccctGCCCCTGCTCCTGATCTCAGAGGCTGCTTCTCCATCCGTGTGGCTGTCACTAGGTCCCCACTGCCTTGACCCAGGAGGCCCTGGCTCTGGAGAGGACAGGGGCCAGCTGGAAGACCCGGGGTCCTGGAGGagtgcccccagccccaggcccagccACTCTAACTTCTGCCCTCGACTCAGGCTTGGGCCAGCCTGCCCTGACCCTCGCCCACTCTCCCCAGGACACGTCATGGTGAATGGCCCAACTACTCCGATCCCTGTCAAGGCCAGCCCCAACCCCACGGACCCCATCGTCCCTGTGGTGCCCATAGGTAGGTGAGATCCCTTCTGCCACCTCACAGCGGTGACATGGTGGCACTTGCAGGGTGGGTGCTAATGCCCCGCTCTGCCCTAGGCCCACCCCCAACGGGTTTCAGAGACATCCTGCTGCGGGAGGGGCCCGAGGGCTTTGCTCGAGCGGTGCGGAACCATGAGGGGCTGCTGCTGATGGACACGACCTTCAGGGACGCCCACCAGTCACTGCTGGCCACGCGCGTGCGCACCCACGATCTCAAAAAGATCTCCCCCTACGTTGCCCACAGCTTCAACAAACTCTTCAGCATAGAGAACTGGGGAGGTAGGCTGGAAGAGGGAGGGATGTGGGCCCCACAGTGCAGGCGGGTCACTCTCTGGGACAAGCTGGAGGTGGGAACCCTGGGGGAATCCGTGGGAACTGAACAAGGCAAGGCGTTCGCGGGTTTAGCAAATGGTGACCTGTGTCCCTTCTCCTGGACCTGGTGCCGGACCTGAGGTCGCAGAGCTGAAACCCTGGCAGCTCAGGGTGAGAGAGGAGATGCCAGCCTGTTGGCGCGCTGTGGCACAGAGAAGGGGGGTAAGGGCTGTGAGGGGGGCACAGAGAGGACACCATAAGCCCGAGTGGTCCCGAGGGGCCAGCAAAGGAAAGTCTGCAGGGGTCAGGGCCAGGACTCAAGGGACCCTGATGGGCAGGGCGCTGTCAGGACCGGAGGCCCAGGCTGCGGGGCGTGGCGGGGCCCTCAGGATTCGAGGGACCCTGATGGGCAGGGCGCTGTCAGGACCGGAGGCCCAGGCTGCGGGGCGTGGCGGGGCCCTCAGGATTCGAGGGACCCTGATGGGCAGGGCGTTTTGCGGGGTGTGGCGGGGCCCCCAGGATGCGAGGGACCCTGGTGAGCAGGGCGCTGTCAGGACCGGAGGCCCAGGCTGCGGGGCGTGGCGGGGCCCCCAGGACGCGAGGGACCCTGATGAGCAGGGTGCTGTCAGGACCGGAGGCCCAGGCTGTGGGGTGTAGCAGGGCCCCCGGGACGCAAGGGGCTGACCTGGGCCTCTTGGTCCCGGTGCAGGAGCCACCTTTGACGTCGCCATGCGCTTCCTGTACGAGTGTCCCTGGCGACGGCTACAGGAGCTCCGGGAGCTCGTCCCCAACATCCCATTCCAGATGCTGCTGCGGGGGGCCAATGCCGTGGGCTACACCAACTACCCCGACAACGTGGTCTTCAAGTGAGCCTGGGCGGGGTGTGCCATTCGGGCCCCAGTGCGAGGCCTGTACGCCCCACAGTGGGCCAGAAACCAAGCCTCTCAGTAGCTGTGCCCAGCCAGGGCGGCAAACGAGAGAACTGGGAGGGCTCCAGGGAGGCCCCCGGAGGGCAGATGAGCCCCAGCGCACATGTGCGGAGCTGCggctggaacccaggcctccatcTCCTCAGCCTGCCATGCCTTGGCAAAGCAAACAATCCCCAGCAGTCCTTCTGACTCGGGCAGACGGAGCCGCACTGCCTGTGACTGGCACCGGGCGGCCCTGCTGCTTGCCGGATGCCGCTGGGGTGACCCCGCCTGGCCCAGGCTGCCCGAGAGAGGCTTAGGCACGCCATGGACACACCCTGGTGCCCCCGCCAGACCCGGCCCTTAGATCTCACTCCCCAGGGCCTGCAAGAGGGCCAGGAGCCTGCAAAGGATATGCTGAGGGGGTGGGCTGGCGCTAATCCTGAGCACTCCTACCACTCAGGTTCTGCGAGGTGGCCAAGGAGAATGGCATGGACATCTTCCGAGTCTTTGACTCCCTCAACTACCTGCCCAACCTGCTGCTGGGCATGGAGGCTGCAGGCAGTGCTGGTGGCGTGGTGGAGGCCGCCATCTCCTACACGGGCGACGTGTCCGACCCCAGCCGCACCAAGTACTCGCTGCAGTACTACATGGGCTTGGCCGAGGAGCTGGTGCGAGCCGGCACCCACATCTTGTGTATCAAGGTGCCCGCCCAGCCCACCCCTGGGAgcctgccccctgccccgccTCCCCGCCGTGACGCTCCTCACCCCCGCTGGGCACACCGTGTGCCCGCCCCTCACTGTCTCTCCTCCCCGCTTCCCTCAGGACATGGCTGGGCTGCTGAAGCCCACGGCTTGCACCATGCTGGTCAGCTCCCTCCGGGACCGCTTCCCTGACCTCCCGCTGCACATCCACACCCACGACACGTCAGGGGCGGGCGTGGCAGCCATGCTGGCCTGTGCCCACTCGGGGGCTGACGTGGTGGACGTGGCGGCTGACTCCATGTCTGGAATGACATCACAGCCCAGCATGGGGGCCCTGGTGGCCTGTACCCGAGGGACGCCCCTGGACACAGGTAGGCACAGCCACAGCCCTGCCCGTCCTGGAGGTCAGGGTGGCCTCTCCAGGCCAGGCCTTCCATCACCCACGTCTGCGATGGGGCCTGATTGGCCTGGGGTCCCGGGAGGGGCCTCTGGGACTCAGCACACCCGAGCCTCCCCGTCTGGTGTCCCTGCAGGCGTGCCCCTGGAGCGTGTGTTCGACTACAGCGAGTACTGGGAGGGGGCCCGGGGGCTGTACGCGGCCTTTGACTGCACGGCCACCATGAAGTCTGGCAACTCGGACGTGTACGAGAACGAGATCCCAGGGGGCCAGTACACCAACCTGCACTTCCAGGCGCACAGCATGGGGCTCGGCTCCAAGTTCAAGGAGGTCAAGAAAGCCTACGTGGAGGCCAACCAGATGCTGGGCGACCTCATCAAGGTGAGCCAGGCCCACCCACCCTTGCCGCGGGGCCTCCGTAAGGTGCCTGGTACCCTAAACCCAGGGGTCCCCTCTCCTCAGGTGACGCCCTCCTCCAAGATCGTGGGGGACCTGGCCCAGTTCATGGTGCAGAACGGGCTGACCCGAGCCGAGGCCGAAGCGCAGGCAGAGGAGCTGTCCTTCCCCCGCTCCGTGGTGGAGTTCCTGCAGGGCTACATCGGCATCCCCCACGGGGGCTTCCCAGAGCCCCTTCGCTCCAAGGTCAGGAAGGCCCGGCTCCATGGTGGGGGGCGGCGCAGTGAAGGGCGTCTGGGAACCAGGCCTGACCATCCACTCTGCATCCCAGGTGCTGAAAGACCTGCCGAGGGTGGAGGGCCGGCcgggagcctccctcccacccctggaCCTGCAGGCGCTGGAGAAGGAGCTGACAGAACGGCACGGGGAGGAGGTGACCCCGGAGGACGTGCTCTCAGCCGCCATGTACCCCGACGTCTTTGCCCACTTCAAGGACTTCACTGCCACCTTCGGCCCCCTGGACAGCCTCAATACGCGCCTCTTCCTGCAGGGACCCAAGATTGCAGAGGAGTTTGAGGTCAGTGGCTCTGGCACCTACCTGCGCTGCACAGCGGCCACCCCTAGGGACCCCAGCACTTCCAGGGTGCCAGGGCTCTGATGTGCCTGTCCCCTGGCCTAGTGAGCTGGGGGTTCACACAGTACCCTTAAGAGACTGGGGAGCTAGGTCTTTACAAGTGCGGAGCTGAGACCCGGGGAGGTGGGCGGCCTGCCTGGGACTGGGTCAGGGGCTGCTCTCCccgcctgcccctcccctcccccagctctgagCCTCCCGGCGGCCTCCCTGCAGGTGGAGCTGGAGCGAGGCAAGACGCTGCACATCAAAGCCTTGGCCATAAGTGACCTCAACCGGGCGGGCCAGAGGCAGGTCTTCTTCGAGCTCAACGGACAGCTGCGGTCCATCCTGGTCAAGGACAGCCAGGCCATGAAGGTACAGCTGCCCCGGGCCAGGCAGGCGGTGGGGACGGGCAGGGCTGGGGCCTCACGTGCTGTCCGCCCTGCCTGCAGGAGATGCACTTCCACCCCAAGGCCCTGAAGGACGTCAAGGGCCAGATTGGGGCACCCATGCCCGGGAAGGTGATAGACATCAAGGTGGCGGCAGGGGCCAAGGTGACCAAGGGCCAACCCCTGTGTGTGCTCAGCGCCATGAAGATGGAGACTGTAGTGACCTCGCCCGTGGAGGGCACCGTCCGCAAGGTCCACGTGACTAAGGACATGACGCTGGAGGGTGACGACCTCATCCTGGAGATCGAGTGACCATGCCCGAGACCGGCAGCCTGACCATCCCCGCCCCTGCCTTCAGGACACTGTGCTGCCAGGGCAGGCCCGGCCAGGAAGGCCTGGCCCTGCAGCTCCTGTCCGCGGCTCTTCGGCAGGAGAGACTGCCTGTGGCGGtccattcccacctcccaccatctGTCCTTTCCCTGTGATCGACAGTCGCTCACGTATTCATCTCCTGCCAAATAAGGGTCCCCTCCTTGCTGGAGACTGCAGGTGGGCGTGCAGGTGGGCCTGGGGCCCGTGGGAGCAGACCTAGGGGTGCTACCTCCTGCAGGGGAGACCTGAGGCCCAGGTCACAGAACTTTGCTCAATAAAACTGGCTTCCCCGCCCTCCACTCTCGGTCTTAGTGCCACTGAGCACAGGCGGCAGGGCTGCCCCAGACGGGAGTGGGGGGCCGTCCCCTCCTCCTAGGAAGGCGCCGAGGACACCAGTGACGACTGTCAGCCGCTCACTCATGTCTGCTTCTGACCCCacagaccgtagcccaccaggctcctctgtccatgggattctccaggcaagaatactggagtgggttgccattcccttctccaggggatcttccccacccagggatcaaaccctggcctcgATTaaatcaggtctcctgcactgcaggcggattcttaagtGTCTGTTGTATACACACCCCAAATAGGGTGTTAGCTAGTTACTAAGAGCCTGGGCTGGGCAAGGGGTTGTTGTTCTACATACTTAACACCTATTAACTCAAGGAGTCaacttttgcccattttatagatgcagaaatggaatcacaggcaagttaaataacttgtccaagaccCCACAGCTGGTAAGAGGCAGCGTTCAAGCCCAGGCTGTTGGTAGACTTGCTTCTCAATTACACACTGCTTTATTCCCCTGGGAAGCAGGGACTAACTTCCCATCCGATTCAGAATTAGATGCAGATGTGCCTTCTGGAGACAAGACCCTTGGGTGTGGGAAGCTCAGGAGCACTGGATTGAGCCCCAGGGTCTAGCCCTGTCCACACCCCCCCCAACTAGGCCTCAGGAGACCCCCCCAAGCCCGTCCCACAGTGCCCTCACCTGTGGGGGGACAGCAGCCCCGCCCACCTGGGTCGCTGATGTACCCCCTGCAGGGAGGTCAGGACACGAGTCGTGGTGGGGTGGGGCCCGGGCAGTTCCTAAGCAGGCGTGGAAGGACGTGGAGGGACAGCCCCAGCCTGACCTCGGGGCCCGGCCCCTGCCAGCACCTGCAAAGAGTGCTGAGGGCTGCTCCGAGGCTCTGGGCTGGGCCTGGACTGCCTCTTCTGGACTCTCAGATCCCAGACACGCCCTCTGAAACCCGCCTGTGCACAATTCCTTGGCTTCCTTGACAATGGTTACACAGGCTTGGGGAGAGAAAAATTCACCAGCGAGGTCAGTACATGCCCGTCACAAGGCCCGTTCAGAGCCAGTCTAGTCATAGCCAACCTGGGGGCACCCTGGGGAGTGACGTACATCCGAATCCTTTTCTTCAACCCCCAGCCTCAGGCAAGGGGACTCATGACAACCTCAGGTCTAGAATGGGACCTAAAGGGATAATACTCTTTGACGAATGTTTTTAGAAAGTGTGTGTGGCAGGGAGAGGTGTCCtagaggcagaggaatgagaacATAAGGACCGTTCTAAAAACAAGAGGAAGAGCAAATAAAATACTGCCAGGTTCTAGAAAGAGCCCTGAGTTACAGTGTTGCTGGGCAGGGCTGCGCATGCTCTCTGGGCCTTTGCTCTGGGTTCCTCCAGGGGCCAAAGGAGCACAGCGCGTGGCAGAGTGAGGTGGAGAGCGCCAGAACGGCCGCCCCTCCCCGCTGCCTGGGCGGACTCCTCTTCGGGTTAGACTTGCTTCCTCTGTGGTGTGAGGCTGGCAGACGCCAGGAGGTCCTGGTGGAAGGCCCACAGTGGATGATCCACCCTCTGAGGCTGGAGGCTCCATTGCTGGGGGCAGGGCACGGGCCCAACTCTGACCCGGGTAGAAGGCAGGGGCCCAGATGAGCTGAGCCTGCAAGTGCCACCTAGTCCCGCCTGGTGAGGACCTGGGGCCTGGCTCAGGAAGCACACTGCAGACTGAGGGCAGCCAGAGGCCCCCATCCTGTCCAGGGCTCCAGGGACCTGGGCACAGGTGGACCTGCCTAGAGGTTAGTGTTCAGGGCAGGCTGGGGGCACAGGGCATATTCCCAAGACCCCACACAGACTAATCCCCAAAGGTCCAAGGCCATGTTACCCAAGTTAAATCTCTTTAATATCCCAATACAAAGTCCTGATGCAAAAAGACAATGAGAAAACCCTGGGAAGTTGGGGGGTTTCTGTAAATTCCACCCCCGAGCAGCTTTTCAGAGGCAGGGGGGACAGAGCAGCAGGGAAGCGGCAGTCCCAGGTGAGGCAGCAGTGCTCGGCTCCGGGGCCCAGCCCCGTGGCCCCTCACTCCCGGCTGCTCCTCGGCCCTTTCAGGAGAGGCCACATCCTGGGAtgtctgctcctttctcttggtCCCTGGGATTCAACTAGCTCTGGCTTCAATCCCCTACAAAAATTCCTGAGTTCTCGGGGCCTCCCGCCAGCTCCTCCCCTGAAGTACCCCTTGactgggaggggctgggaagcCCGTGAGAGTTCATAGGAGTGTGTACGGAGCATGGGTCAGGAGCACAGGGGAGCCTCTGAGTCCCCTGCCCGCTCCAAAAGCACACAAAGGGGAAGGCTGCCGTAGAGCTTAGGGTCCGTGAGGGGCTGGAGCAGAAGCAGGAAGAGTCCCACACCCAGGGCATAGCCTGCCAGCAGGGGCCGCCTCTGCGGATGCTCCAGGGCTGCACACACGGCAGGAAAGCCCATGTAATTGCAGAAGGAGTGGCAGAGAACCGGCCCAATCAGGTGTCCTGGGGAGGGGAGACAGAGAAGCTCATGGAGCAGCCCCACTACCTCCCCAGGCCCTTCCAGGGCTAAGACCCTCATCCCCCGAAACAGGAGATCAACAGCCACCCATCCACCCTCACACACGGCCTCTGCTTCCACCTCTCAAACAGCACCAGGCAGAGGACCCTGGCTCAGCCTGTCTCAAGGACTGTGGGAGAAGAAACTTGTTGCTCCTAGAACAAACAGATTCCCATTTTCCCACCCACTCTTGTGGGCCCTTGAGCCCCAGGGGACCCGTGAGAGACTGAGACCAACCTGTGCGGATGAAGAGGAAAGCAGTGTAGGCACCGAAGACAGCTGTGTAGGAGAACTGGAACGCTGGAGACGGGGAGGCCTCGAGTGACCACACCTGCATGCCCTTCCTGCCCCAGCACTGCACACCCATCAGCCAGAGACACCCCCTTCCCCTGGCTGCCTGCCCC is drawn from Bubalus kerabau isolate K-KA32 ecotype Philippines breed swamp buffalo chromosome 5, PCC_UOA_SB_1v2, whole genome shotgun sequence and contains these coding sequences:
- the PC gene encoding pyruvate carboxylase, mitochondrial isoform X3, whose amino-acid sequence is MLKFRTVRGSLRLLAIRRTSTATAASPNVRRLEYKPIKKVMVANRGEIAIRVFRACTELGIRTVAVYSEQDTGQMHRQKADEAYLIGRGLAPVQAYLHIPDIIKVAKENNVDAVHPGYGFLSERADFAQACQDAGVRFIGPSPEVVRKMGDKVEARAIAIAAGVPVVPGTDAPITSLHEAHEFSNTYGFPIIFKAAYGGGGRGMRVVHSYEELEENYTRAYSEALAAFGNGALFVEKFIEKPRHIEVQILGDQYGNILHLYERDCSIQRRHQKVVEIAPAAHLDPQLRTRLTSDSVKLAKQVGYENAGTVEFLVDKHGKHYFIEVNSRLQVEHTVTEEITDVDLVHAQIHVAEGRSLPDLGLRQENIRINGCAIQCRVTTEDPARSFQPDTGRIEVFRSGEGMGIRLDNASAFQGAVISPHYDSLLVKVIAHGKDHPTAATKMSRALAEFRVRGVKTNIPFLQNVLNNQQFLAGTVDTQFIDENPELFQLRPAQNRAQKLLHYLGHVMVNGPTTPIPVKASPNPTDPIVPVVPIGPPPTGFRDILLREGPEGFARAVRNHEGLLLMDTTFRDAHQSLLATRVRTHDLKKISPYVAHSFNKLFSIENWGGATFDVAMRFLYECPWRRLQELRELVPNIPFQMLLRGANAVGYTNYPDNVVFKFCEVAKENGMDIFRVFDSLNYLPNLLLGMEAAGSAGGVVEAAISYTGDVSDPSRTKYSLQYYMGLAEELVRAGTHILCIKDMAGLLKPTACTMLVSSLRDRFPDLPLHIHTHDTSGAGVAAMLACAHSGADVVDVAADSMSGMTSQPSMGALVACTRGTPLDTGVPLERVFDYSEYWEGARGLYAAFDCTATMKSGNSDVYENEIPGGQYTNLHFQAHSMGLGSKFKEVKKAYVEANQMLGDLIKVTPSSKIVGDLAQFMVQNGLTRAEAEAQAEELSFPRSVVEFLQGYIGIPHGGFPEPLRSKVLKDLPRVEGRPGASLPPLDLQALEKELTERHGEEVTPEDVLSAAMYPDVFAHFKDFTATFGPLDSLNTRLFLQGPKIAEEFEVELERGKTLHIKALAISDLNRAGQRQVFFELNGQLRSILVKDSQAMKEMHFHPKALKDVKGQIGAPMPGKVIDIKVAAGAKVTKGQPLCVLSAMKMETVVTSPVEGTVRKVHVTKDMTLEGDDLILEIE